In archaeon CG10_big_fil_rev_8_21_14_0_10_43_11, a genomic segment contains:
- a CDS encoding DNA topoisomerase VI subunit B encodes MAEGIHAEELAKEHKAVSVAEFFEKNRHLLGFGSRRQALITCVKEAVDNSLDACEEVRTLPDILVEIRKVEGREDRFLVCIEDNGPGIVKRNLSKAFGKLLYGSKFHGNKQGRGQQGIGITSCVLYSQLTTGKSSLIISKTDKNEPAHFIKLILDTKNNEPHIVEEGGDKSFNHRGTRVELEIEAEFLATGKQSIHEYLKRTSIVNPHARLMFITPETEKILFQRSTEKLPELAKRIKPHPAGLELGTLMKMLRDTTKKTPTSFMRTEFSSIGAKTAQEILAKAKLSDRTKPNMLNRDHAEALLKAMQNVAIQAPPLDCLSPIGEDALLKSIKSEITAEFYTTVTRKPTAYRGMPFQIEVGLAYGGDLPRDKKANVMRVANKVPLVYEDYACAITQAIKKTDWKRYGIEVPGGFPKGPLIVIVHMCSVWVPFTSEGKQAIAGYPEVIKEMRLGIMEAARKMNVYLRRKFKMRQEQERVNTFVKYAPEIANALSELTGEDEKRIQNVINSLLVDKYGEQAIRREG; translated from the coding sequence ATGGCAGAAGGCATACATGCAGAAGAACTTGCAAAAGAACATAAGGCAGTATCTGTCGCAGAATTTTTTGAAAAAAACCGGCACTTGCTTGGTTTTGGAAGCAGGCGCCAAGCACTTATCACGTGCGTCAAAGAAGCAGTTGACAACAGCCTTGACGCGTGCGAAGAAGTAAGAACCTTGCCTGATATCCTTGTTGAAATCAGAAAAGTAGAAGGACGAGAAGACCGTTTTCTTGTCTGCATTGAAGATAATGGACCTGGAATTGTAAAACGGAATTTGTCAAAAGCATTTGGAAAACTTTTATACGGTTCAAAATTTCATGGCAACAAACAGGGGCGCGGTCAGCAAGGTATTGGCATCACGTCATGCGTTCTCTATTCACAGCTCACTACCGGAAAATCATCGCTTATTATTTCAAAAACAGACAAAAACGAACCAGCACACTTTATAAAGCTTATTCTTGACACGAAAAATAATGAGCCGCACATTGTTGAGGAAGGCGGAGACAAGAGTTTCAATCATCGCGGAACCCGCGTTGAGCTTGAGATTGAAGCTGAGTTTCTTGCAACAGGAAAACAAAGCATTCACGAGTACCTTAAGCGAACCTCTATTGTGAATCCTCACGCGCGACTTATGTTTATTACACCAGAAACCGAGAAGATTTTGTTTCAACGCTCAACAGAAAAACTGCCTGAACTTGCAAAGCGAATCAAACCGCACCCTGCAGGACTTGAGCTGGGCACCTTAATGAAAATGCTTCGTGACACAACAAAAAAGACACCCACCAGTTTTATGAGAACTGAGTTCTCAAGCATTGGCGCAAAAACAGCGCAAGAAATTCTTGCAAAAGCAAAATTAAGCGACCGGACAAAACCAAACATGCTTAATCGCGACCATGCTGAAGCGCTTCTCAAAGCAATGCAAAATGTTGCAATTCAAGCCCCGCCGCTTGATTGTTTAAGTCCAATTGGTGAGGATGCGCTTCTCAAAAGCATTAAGAGCGAGATTACTGCTGAGTTTTATACCACAGTAACGCGAAAGCCAACAGCGTATCGGGGAATGCCATTCCAAATTGAAGTAGGGCTCGCGTATGGTGGTGATTTGCCGCGCGATAAGAAAGCAAATGTTATGCGTGTTGCAAACAAGGTGCCACTAGTGTATGAGGATTATGCATGCGCAATTACGCAAGCAATAAAAAAAACAGATTGGAAACGATATGGTATTGAAGTGCCGGGTGGTTTTCCAAAAGGTCCGCTCATTGTTATTGTGCACATGTGCAGCGTGTGGGTTCCGTTTACAAGTGAGGGAAAGCAGGCAATTGCAGGCTATCCTGAAGTAATCAAAGAAATGCGTCTTGGAATTATGGAAGCTGCGCGAAAAATGAATGTGTATTTGCGACGAAAGTTTAAGATGCGTCAAGAGCAGGAACGCGTGAACACATTTGTCAAATACGCACCAGAAATTGCTAATGCTCTTTCTGAACTCACCGGAGAAGACGAAAAACGCATTCAAAATGTGATTAATTCATTATTGGTAGATAAGTATGGTGAACAAGCAATCAGAAGAGAAGGGTAA
- a CDS encoding RNA-processing protein (similar to yeast Dim2p protein that is essential for 40S ribosomal subunit; structural studies show binding to 3' end of 16S rRNA in complex with archaeal IF2 alpha), translated as MFSEIIRVPKERLSALRGENGTIKKELEDTLDIALDIREDGEVFIEGESINLLTAKAVVRAIARGFDARTALLLTQHDTYVFDMLDITEFSGKSKNSMMRLKGRVIGREGKSKRKIERQTGTNIEVYGKTIGIIGQAEQVAIARKAVTMLLEGAMHSTVSRFLERAQNELQTGFVRGFEM; from the coding sequence ATGTTTAGTGAAATCATACGCGTACCAAAAGAACGCTTGAGCGCGCTTCGAGGCGAGAATGGCACAATCAAGAAAGAACTAGAAGACACGCTCGACATTGCCCTTGACATTCGTGAGGATGGCGAAGTGTTTATTGAAGGCGAGAGCATTAATCTTCTTACCGCAAAAGCAGTAGTACGCGCAATCGCACGCGGTTTTGATGCGCGAACCGCGCTTCTTCTCACACAGCATGACACATACGTGTTTGACATGCTTGACATTACTGAATTTTCAGGAAAATCAAAGAATTCTATGATGCGCCTCAAGGGAAGAGTTATTGGCAGGGAAGGTAAATCAAAGCGCAAAATTGAACGCCAAACAGGAACAAACATCGAAGTATATGGTAAAACAATAGGTATCATCGGCCAAGCAGAACAGGTTGCAATAGCACGAAAAGCAGTGACTATGTTGCTTGAAGGAGCAATGCATTCAACAGTATCACGCTTCCTTGAAAGAGCTCAAAACGAGCTTCAGACAGGGTTTGTGCGCGGTTTTGAAATGTAG
- a CDS encoding DNA topoisomerase VI, with product MVNKQSEEKGKRDLAKLKKLGEQILAQLEVRKNPTLSIPIRSLSNTYYDEKKGILQIGNKTQKRYYLNLAHARKFMQNMLVAAETKKLIESGKTTSIRDLYYMLKHTISNSKENTFEEQEESNPMIEDLEVELDILREDLHLYASNRGSLVGNITIEDSGDTIEARRMGSGGWNIPSIVEDDVINFKNCDADFVLFCEKDAMWRRLNEDKFWQKHNCILMHGQGMAPRGVRRLLHRIDKELKLPIIVFVDNDPWGLYIYSVIKQGSINLAYESKRMAVPKARFVGLSSYDQEKFKLPNNVSIKLTNIDIKRSKEMLAYQWFQKKDWQDEIKHMLKKGVKLELEALSNKGISFASETYLPQKIKNEDYLT from the coding sequence ATGGTGAACAAGCAATCAGAAGAGAAGGGTAAACGCGATTTAGCAAAATTGAAAAAGCTAGGCGAGCAAATTCTCGCACAACTAGAGGTACGAAAAAACCCCACACTCTCTATTCCTATTCGAAGTCTTTCAAACACCTATTATGATGAAAAGAAAGGCATTCTTCAAATTGGCAATAAAACCCAAAAAAGGTACTATTTGAATCTTGCACACGCGCGAAAGTTCATGCAAAACATGCTTGTTGCTGCTGAGACAAAAAAACTGATTGAAAGCGGCAAGACAACAAGTATTCGTGACTTGTATTACATGCTCAAGCACACAATCAGCAATTCAAAAGAAAACACGTTTGAAGAACAGGAAGAATCAAATCCAATGATTGAAGATTTGGAAGTTGAACTTGACATTTTGCGCGAAGATTTACACTTGTACGCGTCAAACCGTGGTTCACTTGTGGGAAACATCACTATTGAGGATAGTGGTGACACTATTGAAGCGCGCAGAATGGGCAGTGGGGGTTGGAATATTCCTTCCATTGTTGAAGATGACGTGATTAATTTCAAAAATTGTGATGCTGACTTTGTCTTGTTTTGTGAAAAAGACGCCATGTGGCGCAGACTTAATGAAGATAAATTCTGGCAAAAGCATAATTGTATTCTCATGCATGGTCAGGGTATGGCACCGCGCGGAGTGCGACGACTGTTGCACCGCATTGACAAAGAATTAAAACTCCCTATCATAGTATTTGTAGATAACGATCCGTGGGGTCTCTACATTTATTCAGTTATCAAACAGGGAAGTATCAATCTCGCCTATGAGAGCAAGCGCATGGCAGTGCCAAAAGCGCGTTTTGTTGGTTTAAGCAGTTATGATCAGGAAAAGTTCAAACTGCCAAATAATGTGTCTATTAAATTAACCAATATTGATATAAAGCGCAGCAAGGAAATGCTCGCCTACCAGTGGTTCCAAAAAAAGGACTGGCAAGACGAAATCAAGCACATGCTCAAAAAAGGCGTGAAGCTCGAGCTTGAAGCATTGAGCAATAAGGGTATTTCATTTGCAAGTGAGACCTACTTGCCGCAAAAAATCAAAAACGAGGATTACCTAACGTAA
- a CDS encoding translation initiation factor 1A, which produces MAYYKKRKNEPDEEHVRVILPNKNKGEVFGYIERKAGAYRMYVRCADGKVRMCRIPGAKRRRMWIRENDLVIIKPWELEEDTKGDIVHLYTKGQEANLRGRGFLKAFETEI; this is translated from the coding sequence ATGGCGTATTATAAAAAACGAAAAAACGAACCTGATGAAGAGCATGTGCGCGTTATTCTTCCAAACAAGAATAAAGGCGAAGTGTTCGGCTACATCGAGCGAAAAGCAGGCGCGTACCGCATGTATGTCCGCTGTGCTGATGGAAAGGTTCGCATGTGCCGCATCCCTGGTGCAAAACGACGCAGGATGTGGATTCGCGAAAACGACCTTGTTATCATAAAACCATGGGAGCTTGAAGAAGACACCAAAGGAGATATTGTGCATTTATACACCAAAGGACAGGAAGCAAACTTGCGCGGCCGTGGCTTTTTGAAAGCGTTTGAGACCGAGATATGA
- a CDS encoding Asp-tRNA(Asn)/Glu-tRNA(Gln) amidotransferase GatCAB subunit C, which produces MSRVTKETVKKVASIARIKLSDEELVRFSNDFSDVLDAFSKLDELDVEGTVASFHPVRIANVFREDTPKKSLTPAQALSNTTQKEDSMFKTGSIA; this is translated from the coding sequence ATGAGCCGTGTAACAAAGGAAACTGTCAAAAAAGTTGCCAGTATCGCGCGTATCAAGCTCTCTGATGAGGAACTGGTGCGATTCTCAAATGATTTTAGCGACGTTTTGGATGCATTCTCAAAACTCGACGAACTTGATGTAGAAGGAACAGTTGCTTCGTTTCATCCTGTTCGCATTGCAAACGTGTTTCGAGAAGACACTCCCAAAAAGTCTCTTACCCCTGCACAGGCACTTTCAAACACAACTCAAAAAGAAGATAGCATGTTCAAAACAGGGAGTATTGCATGA
- a CDS encoding Asp-tRNA(Asn)/Glu-tRNA(Gln) amidotransferase GatCAB subunit B gives MILIGLEVHVQLNTKTKLFCACSTNFKDEGKPNTNTCPTCLGMPGAKPSFNRGVFEKALAVSLALNGTISSEMFFSRKTYFYPDMPKNFQTTQYELPISQGGYLIIKVDGKDKKIRLRRVHIEEDPGKLVHVGGDITHSKYTLVDYNRSGLPLVEIVTEPDLSTPAQAREFMQKLRSILQHLGVYEDSFVMKADANVSIHGGNRVEIKNITGAKNIEKALLFEISRQKMLYERKTPIEQHTRHFNAASGITKSLRTKEEEADYGYIFEPDLPLYDINKKAVADAKRALPELPDVRISRFVKDLALNRDVADALVLVDKALADFFEATFKHYKNAQNLANWTATFLLKSLHYQKKTIAQVRITPQNFAKLLSMLETGEITNKVAKEVLKTDEFLHGESPKTIVETKGWKTLSDEKALTRAVDKAMKAHQKAVADIKAGQDKAVNFLLGQVLRELGVSADLDKVRQLILERARK, from the coding sequence ATGATACTGATAGGTCTTGAAGTGCACGTACAACTCAATACAAAAACAAAACTATTCTGCGCGTGTTCAACTAATTTCAAAGATGAAGGAAAACCAAATACAAACACCTGCCCCACGTGTCTTGGCATGCCTGGTGCTAAACCTTCATTCAATCGGGGCGTGTTTGAAAAAGCTCTTGCTGTTTCACTTGCACTTAATGGAACTATCAGCTCTGAGATGTTTTTTAGCAGAAAAACCTATTTTTATCCAGACATGCCAAAAAACTTTCAAACAACCCAATACGAACTGCCTATCTCGCAAGGCGGTTACTTAATCATCAAAGTTGATGGCAAAGACAAAAAAATCCGGCTTCGACGCGTGCACATTGAAGAAGACCCCGGAAAACTCGTGCACGTTGGCGGGGACATTACTCACTCAAAATACACACTTGTTGACTACAACCGTTCAGGTCTTCCGCTTGTTGAAATCGTAACCGAACCCGACTTGTCAACACCTGCTCAGGCGCGCGAATTCATGCAAAAATTGCGGAGCATTCTCCAGCATCTTGGCGTGTATGAGGACTCGTTTGTTATGAAAGCTGATGCAAATGTTTCTATTCATGGCGGAAACCGTGTTGAAATCAAAAACATCACTGGCGCAAAAAACATTGAAAAAGCATTGCTTTTTGAAATCAGCCGCCAAAAAATGCTTTACGAGCGAAAAACGCCTATTGAACAGCACACACGCCACTTTAACGCTGCATCAGGCATTACAAAGAGCTTGCGCACAAAAGAAGAAGAAGCAGACTATGGCTACATCTTTGAACCAGACCTTCCCCTCTATGATATCAATAAAAAAGCAGTTGCTGATGCAAAGCGCGCCCTGCCTGAGTTGCCTGACGTGCGCATATCCCGGTTTGTTAAAGACCTTGCACTCAATCGTGATGTTGCTGACGCGCTCGTGCTTGTTGATAAGGCATTAGCAGACTTTTTTGAAGCAACATTTAAACACTACAAGAACGCGCAAAACCTTGCAAACTGGACAGCAACGTTTCTGCTTAAGAGCTTACACTACCAAAAGAAAACAATCGCGCAGGTTAGGATTACTCCTCAAAACTTTGCGAAACTACTCTCAATGCTTGAGACTGGAGAGATTACAAACAAAGTGGCAAAAGAAGTGCTCAAAACAGATGAATTCTTGCACGGTGAGAGTCCAAAAACCATTGTTGAAACAAAAGGGTGGAAAACCCTTTCTGATGAAAAAGCGCTTACCCGTGCTGTTGACAAAGCCATGAAGGCACATCAAAAAGCAGTCGCAGACATTAAAGCAGGTCAAGACAAAGCAGTTAATTTCCTGCTTGGGCAAGTCCTTCGAGAACTGGGCGTGTCAGCAGACCTTGACAAGGTCAGACAACTCATTCTAGAACGGGCACGAAAATAA
- a CDS encoding Asp-tRNA(Asn)/Glu-tRNA(Gln) amidotransferase subunit GatA, with product MIHRYVTDVQKGKVDAKDIVAQAVEHAKKLNEKYHFMNTFVSETDLKKQLKTFNKKGKLAGVPISVKDCICVEGTESTAGSKILKGYKPVFDATVIERVKAEGAIIIGKTAQDEFGYGTFGTNTGIGYTPARNPHDARRVCGGSSSGSAAFTALADFPHLSIAESTGGSIAAPASYCGVAGLTPTYGRVSRYGLIDYANSLDKIGSMAQRVRDAGLLLEVMSGVDSKDPTTLNQKMSSLLTPKTVKGLDIAVPKIIHAEGVDKRITDTVLSALNDARINYTEVSMPLNDTYGVWDYYMIAMSETSTNLAKYAGMRYGLHPKSVEKDYTTLFSEVREQGFGDEAKRRLLLGTFARMSGYRGKYYIKAMKVRTKIIAEYKKILKKHSFIVSPAMPILPPTFEDVSKLTPVQVYALDFFVSGPNLTGMPHASVKVGALEGLPVGALVVGDHLQEQGVLGVAHTLERGAQK from the coding sequence ATGATTCACAGATACGTTACTGATGTTCAAAAAGGCAAAGTTGATGCTAAAGACATAGTAGCACAAGCGGTTGAACATGCAAAAAAGCTCAATGAAAAATATCACTTCATGAACACATTTGTTTCTGAGACTGACCTAAAAAAGCAGCTTAAAACCTTTAACAAAAAAGGAAAACTCGCTGGCGTGCCAATTAGTGTAAAAGATTGTATTTGTGTTGAAGGCACAGAAAGCACTGCTGGAAGCAAAATTCTCAAAGGCTACAAACCCGTTTTTGACGCAACAGTTATTGAACGCGTAAAAGCAGAAGGTGCTATTATTATTGGAAAAACAGCTCAAGATGAATTCGGCTACGGCACGTTTGGCACGAATACGGGTATTGGTTACACCCCTGCACGAAATCCTCATGATGCGCGCAGAGTCTGCGGCGGCTCATCAAGCGGGAGTGCAGCATTTACTGCGCTTGCTGATTTTCCTCACCTTAGTATTGCTGAAAGTACAGGCGGAAGCATTGCTGCGCCTGCAAGTTATTGCGGCGTTGCAGGTCTCACACCAACCTATGGGCGCGTTTCACGGTATGGTCTTATTGATTATGCAAATTCCCTTGACAAGATTGGTTCTATGGCTCAACGTGTGCGCGACGCCGGCCTCCTTCTTGAAGTCATGAGTGGAGTTGATTCAAAAGACCCGACCACACTCAACCAAAAAATGTCCTCCCTTTTAACTCCAAAAACCGTTAAAGGACTTGACATAGCGGTTCCAAAAATAATTCACGCAGAGGGTGTTGACAAACGCATTACTGATACGGTTCTTTCTGCTCTTAATGATGCGCGCATTAACTACACTGAAGTTTCAATGCCCCTTAATGACACGTATGGTGTGTGGGATTATTACATGATTGCTATGAGTGAAACGTCAACAAACCTTGCCAAGTACGCGGGTATGCGTTACGGATTGCACCCAAAAAGTGTTGAAAAAGACTACACTACCTTGTTCTCAGAGGTTCGCGAACAAGGCTTTGGTGATGAAGCAAAACGGCGACTGCTTCTTGGCACGTTTGCGCGCATGAGCGGGTATCGCGGAAAATATTATATTAAAGCAATGAAAGTGCGCACAAAAATTATTGCTGAATACAAAAAAATCCTCAAAAAACATTCATTTATTGTTTCACCAGCAATGCCCATACTCCCCCCCACGTTTGAGGATGTTTCAAAACTCACTCCCGTGCAAGTCTACGCGCTTGACTTTTTTGTTTCAGGTCCAAACCTCACCGGCATGCCTCATGCTTCAGTGAAGGTTGGCGCGCTTGAAGGACTTCCCGTTGGCGCGCTTGTTGTTGGAGACCACTTGCAGGAACAAGGCGTGCTCGGCGTGGCACACACCCTCGAGCGAGGTGCACAAAAATGA
- a CDS encoding serine/threonine protein kinase: MRQDKLKTYQNVFDKTTLTSLYKLSDGGYLKELFGRIAEGKESHVFYATNQRDEPVVVKIFLVEASDFKTMNKYIKGDPRFQGLKRKKRTLVHAWAKKEYQNMLRARDAGIHVPTPYAIKNNVLIMEFIGKKGFASPLAKNSVPKKKQDWKECIEHMINALWNDAKLVHADLSEYNILNHNGEPVFIDWSSGVLVQHPLAKEFLAKDIKNMFAWLKSIGAKPTSEEEFFKHVIGNV, translated from the coding sequence ATGAGGCAAGACAAGCTTAAGACGTATCAAAACGTGTTTGATAAGACTACGCTCACGTCATTATACAAGCTCTCAGATGGTGGGTACCTAAAAGAATTATTTGGACGAATTGCTGAAGGAAAAGAAAGCCACGTGTTTTATGCAACAAACCAGCGAGATGAACCTGTTGTTGTCAAGATTTTTCTTGTTGAAGCATCAGATTTCAAAACAATGAACAAATATATTAAAGGCGACCCACGCTTTCAAGGACTTAAACGAAAAAAACGAACGCTCGTACACGCATGGGCAAAAAAAGAATACCAAAACATGCTACGCGCGCGTGATGCAGGTATTCACGTACCAACACCTTACGCTATCAAAAACAACGTCCTTATTATGGAATTTATTGGCAAAAAAGGATTTGCTTCACCGCTTGCAAAAAATTCCGTGCCAAAAAAAAAGCAGGACTGGAAAGAATGCATTGAACACATGATTAACGCATTATGGAATGACGCAAAATTAGTACACGCTGACTTAAGTGAGTACAACATTCTTAACCACAATGGCGAACCTGTTTTTATTGACTGGAGTTCAGGCGTGCTCGTGCAACACCCGCTTGCAAAAGAGTTCTTAGCAAAAGATATAAAAAACATGTTTGCATGGCTCAAAAGTATTGGCGCAAAGCCAACAAGTGAAGAAGAGTTTTTTAAACACGTGATAGGCAATGTTTAG